AAATAATAAATTTAAAAGAATGTTACAGCTAATACTATAATATATAATAACTTATATGAAAGAATTGTATTATGAGGAGGATATGAGAAAATGAATGCTGAGTTTATTGAAGCATTAGAGCAAATTGAAAAAGACAAAGGTATTGGAAAGGAAGTATTGATTGAAGCTATAGAAACGTCATTGGTTACAGCGTGTAAAAACCATTACGGTACTTCACACAATATTAAAGTAGAGATTGACAATGAAAATGGAGACATATCGGTATATGCTGAAAAAGAAGTAGTAGAAGAAATTGAAGACGATCAAGTAGAGATTACATTAGAAGATGCTAAAGCAATGGATCAAAGGTATGCAATAGGAGATATAGTCAATATAGAAATAACACCAAAGAACTTTGGAAGAATAGCAGCACAAAAAGCGAAGCAAGTGGTTGTGCAAAAAATCAGAGAAGAAGAGCGAAAAGTATTATTCAATCAATATTACGAAAAAGAAAAAGATATCATTACAGGTATCATTCAAAGACGTATGGGAAAAAATGTTGTTATCAATTTAGGAAAAGTAGATGCAGTCCTTGGAGAAACAGAACAAGTACAAAGTGAACCATACAATCCTAACGAAAGATACAAAGTTTATATTGTAGAAGTAAAAGACACAACTAAGGGGCCAAAAATTTTAGTGTCAAGAAGCCATCCAGACTTAGTAAAGCGCTTATTTGAACAAGAGGTTCCAGAAATATATGAAGGCATAGTAGAAATCAAAAGCATATCAAGAGAAGCAGGTTCACGAACGAAATTAGCAGTACATTCAATGGATTCTGATGTGGATTCAGTCGGTTCATGTGTGGGTCAAAATGGTGCAAGGGTTAATGTGATTGTTAATGAGTTAAGAGGAGAAAAAATTGATATTGTTACTTGGAGCGAAGATGCAAAAGTATATATCCAAAATGCATTAAGTCCAGCAAAAGTTGTAACGGTAGATGTTAATGAAGAAGAAAAAACAGCAAAAGTTGTTGTTCCAGATTACCAATTATCTTTGGCAATCGGTAAACAAGGTCAAAATGCTAGATTAGCTGCCAGATTAACAGGTTATAAAATTGACATAAAAAGCGAGTCACAAGTAAAAGAAACCCATTTTATTGAAGATGAAACACAAGAGACACAAGAAACAGAAGAAGTATAATATCATCCTAAAAGGAGTGATAATATGGTAAAAAGAAAAGTACCTTTAAGAAAATGTTTAGGCTGCAACGAAATGAAAAATAAAAAAGAATTAATTAGAATTGTAAAAACACCAGAGGATGAATTTATTGTTGATTTTACAGGCAAGAAAA
The genomic region above belongs to Natranaerovirga hydrolytica and contains:
- the nusA gene encoding transcription termination factor NusA, giving the protein MNAEFIEALEQIEKDKGIGKEVLIEAIETSLVTACKNHYGTSHNIKVEIDNENGDISVYAEKEVVEEIEDDQVEITLEDAKAMDQRYAIGDIVNIEITPKNFGRIAAQKAKQVVVQKIREEERKVLFNQYYEKEKDIITGIIQRRMGKNVVINLGKVDAVLGETEQVQSEPYNPNERYKVYIVEVKDTTKGPKILVSRSHPDLVKRLFEQEVPEIYEGIVEIKSISREAGSRTKLAVHSMDSDVDSVGSCVGQNGARVNVIVNELRGEKIDIVTWSEDAKVYIQNALSPAKVVTVDVNEEEKTAKVVVPDYQLSLAIGKQGQNARLAARLTGYKIDIKSESQVKETHFIEDETQETQETEEV